The Solanum pennellii chromosome 7, SPENNV200 DNA segment TCAGGTTCAGGACAATGGGGACTAGCCAAATCAATAGTAGGAGGATAAGAAATATGTGTAGGCACTTCATAACACTTCTTTAAGAGAGAAACATGCACAGTAGGGTGTATTTTGACAGAACTGGGTAATAAGAGAGTGTAAGCAACTGGACCAACTCTCCGTAAAATCTGAAATGGTCCATAGAACTTTGCAGCCAACTTATGAGAAGTATGGTTGGAAATAGTGGCCTGTTTGTAAGGTTGTATTTTGAAATAAACCCAATCCCCTACATTAAAATTTCGGTCACTCCTATGAGAATCAGCTTGTTGTTTCATCCTTAGTTGAGCTCTACTCAGACGATGCTTAAGAAGTTGTAACTTTAGTTCTCTACTAACTAATGTACTATCAATATCTGCTGAAGATGATTCTTCTAGCAGATACGGTAAATGGAGAGGTGGTGGTCGACCATACAAGGCCTCATAAGGAGTGGTCTGAATGGTTGAGTGGTATGAAGTGTTGTACGAATACTCAGCCATTGACAAACAATTAACCCAATTCGAGGCATCCTCATGACAGTAGCATCGTAAATATGTCTccaaacatatatttaacaCCTCAGTTTGTCCATCAGATTGAGGATGATAGGCAGTAGAAGTATTAAGTTGTACTCCTTGGATGGTGAATAATCCTTGCCAGAATGAACTCAAGAAAACAACATCTCTATCACTAGTAATGGTCTCAGGTAAGCCATGTAGCTTAACAACGTTATCAAAGAACACCTGAGCAACCGACTGAGCAGTATAAGGATGTTTAAGAGGAATGAAATGTCCATACTTACTAAGCCTGTCCACCACTACCAATATCACTTCATAGCCATTGGATTTAGGTAATCCATCAATAAAATCCATGTTAATTTGTGACCAAACCACATCAGGAATAGTAAGCCAGGATATGCAGCAAGATCAGACTTAACTTTTTGACAAACATCACACCTTTGAATAAACTGTTTTACGTCAGTCCTCATATGCTTCCAATAGAACAAAGTGAGAAGCCTTTTTAGTGTAGCCTCCACACCTGAATGACCTCCGTGAGAACCTGCATGTCATAATGTCATAATCTCAGTCTTAAGACTTTGATCCTTGCCAACTACAAGCTTCCTTTTCTTCTTAGGCGACCTTGGGACCAAGTAAACTGCTTATGAGTAGTGGGATATGTCTGTAAGTCTGTAATGAGTTGTTGAACTTCAGCATCTGAAAACCAACTATCTACTATAGCTTGGAATAAATCAGTACCAGTAGGAGACACCACTAAAGCTAATAATTCTACACCAGAAACTCTAGGAAGGGCATCAGCGACCTTATTATCAACTCCTTTTTTGTATTCAATTGCATAGTCAAATGGCATCAACTTGGTTAACCATAACAATTTAGAATTTGTGTGTAGTTTCTACTCCATAAGGAACTTCAGAGCCTTCTGATCAGTCcttatgatgaatttttgtcCTAACAGGTACTGAGACCACTTAGTTACAGCCTGGACTATGGCTAATAGTTCTCTATCATACACAGATAGGGCAGCATGTCGGGGAGATAAAGTTTTGCTGATGAAAGCTATAGGATGTCCTTCCTGCATAAGAACAGCTCCTATTCCATATCCATTAGCATCTGTCTCCACCACAAAAGTCTTGGTGACATCAGGTAATGCTAATACAGGGGCATGTGTTAATGCCGTCTTAAGTATGTTAAATGTTGTCTACGTTGTATTTGACCATCTAAAATTATTCTTCTTAGTTAAGTcagtcaatggtttgcttatcATGCCAAAACCCTGAATAAATATCCGGTAATACACAGCCAACCCTAAGAAACCCCTGAGTTGTTTAAGAGTGTTTGGTATAGGCCAATTCCTTATGGCTTCAACTTTTTGTGGATCTGTAGAAACTCCCTCAGATGTAATAAAATGGTCAAGGTATTCAATTCGTTGCACCCCAAAGAAACACTTGCTTTCCTTAGCTATAAATTGATGCTTCACCATCTCTACAAAAACAGATCTTAAGTGTCTAACATGATCTTCCATAGTTCTACTGTAAATCAGGATATCATCAAAGAAAACAAGCACATGTTTCCTGAGATATTTCTGAAAGACAAAATTCATTAGACCTTGAAAAGTAGCTGGTGTATTTGAGAGGCCAAAAGGCATCACTAAGTATTCATAGTGTCCTGAATGAGTTCTGAAAGCAGTCTTAGGTACATCGTTTGATGCCATTCTCAATTGGTGATATCCAGACCTCAGGTCCATTTTCGAAAATATCTTGGATCCTCCCAACTCATCTAAGAGATCCTCAACAATAGGTATGGGAAACTTGTTTTTTACAGTGAACTTATTCAAATCCCTATAGTCAACACACAGTCTCCAtgacccatctttcttcaacCAATACAACAGGAGATGCAAATGGACTACAACTAGGCTGAATAATCCCCTGATCTAACATCTGTTGAACTAACCCCTCAATAACATCCTTTTTAACTGAAGGATACCTATAAGGTCTCTTGTTCATAGGTTCCGTCCCAGCTTTCAACACAATTCTATGATCAAAAACACCTCTTGAAGGGGGTAAACAAGCAGGTTCTTCAAACAATTTCTTAAATTCAGATAATGAGGATAAAAGATTAGGATCACCTTTCATGTCATGCACATTGTCTGTCTCATGAGATTTCACTTCTTCACTTCCCATTGGCATTACTTGAATCATACAAAGTTGAGATTGATTACCTGACTGTTTTGCTAACTTCCCAGCACCAACAGTTAACTTCTGGTTGTCAGCTTCCCTGAGTAAATGCTTCCTTCCTTTGTACCAAAATTCCATGGTCAGATTCCTGAAGTTCATCTTTATATCTCCCAAAGTTAGCAACCACTGGACCCCCAAAACTACTCCACAACATCCAAGTGGCAACAGTAAGAAATCAGCTGTAAATTCAGCTCCTTGGAGTAACCAAGTAATAGTGGTCATCTTGTCCACCCTCATGTTGCCATTAGCTGCAGCAACCAACTGAGGTGAAGTAGACCTGATCTCACAACCTAGTTGACCAACCAACTCAGGTTCAATAAAATTGTGAGAATTGCCAGTATCTATCAAAATGTTTAAGCTCTTCTTTGAATGATAACCAGTCACTTTCAAAGTTCTATATCCTAATGATCCATTTAGTGCATGCATAGATATCTCCATATGTTCTGCAGGCTGGACCAGTTCCATTGTAttagattcctcctcaagtatTTGCCTTTCGTGTTCCTCCATCAGACATTCACTTTCTTGGAATTCCCCTGTTTCATCTATTTCTAATAGATACAACTGTTTGGAAGTCTTACACTTGTGTCCAGGAATGTATTTCTCGTTGCAGAAGTAGCATAATCCTTTTGATCGTTTCTCATTCATCTCCTCTGCACTTAGTGTTCTCCTGTTCATTCCTCTAGGCCCATTAGAACCCCCAAATCCAGGTGTAGGAAGAATAGGTTTGCTGTTGTAATTTCTTTGTTCTGTGAATCTTATTGAATTTAATTGAGAATTTATTTGTGCAGGTTGTCTAACTGCTGCTATATAAGCCTCTTGTAGCCTTGCACTTCTGTAAACTTGAGCCAATGTAGTGGGGTTAGTCACTTTCACAGCAAGATTCAGTTCATGCTTCAGTCCTCCAATGAAACAACTAATAGCATTTTCCTGTGATAAATTCACCCTTGTCAAATTCCTTTCAAATACAGCTTGGTATTCCTTCACACAACCTATCTGTTTAACCTTCTTTATCTCCTCCATGGGATCATCAAAATCATTCCCAAACCTTTCAACCATAGCCATCACATATTCATTCCAAGTAGCAGGTTGTAAGTACTGTCTGTATCTCATGAAAGAAAGATGCCATTGGATGGCTTCTCCTTCCAGTTGCATTGCAGCCACTGTTACCTTTTCCTCTGCAGctacattttccatggaaaaataTTGTTCAATCTTGAACAACCACGATCTCAGATCTTCCCCTGTAAACCTAAGGAATTCCATTCGGGACCATCTTGAGAAGTTTGAATGATGGGTGTTGTAACTGGTAGGACTCCTGGGTCTGTGACTTCTCTCCTCAGAATGGTGAATTCTTTCATCAAGATGTCTTGCAGTTGAAGGACAACCTTCTACAGGAGTTCTCTCCCTCCCAGATTCTCGATTAGTGATAAATTGTTCCTTCAATTCCATGACCACTTGATCCAACCACTTCAGGTTTGTAACTTCCCCTGCCAACGTTCCCATTTTTTCTGCCAAATTCTGCATCATTTCCTTCAATTCCCCCATTTCTGTTGGAGAATTATCAGAAGATCTTGTTCCTTTCGCCATTAAAAATCCAAGGATAGAAGGCTCTAATTCCAATGTTACTCGATTGCAGCAATTCGCAATGAATTCGAGGATCGAAAAtagtgaaagaagaagaagaatagaaaGAGAGATTAGAAAGAGAAAGAATATTCTgtgtatatttttcatatatgtatagaATTGTATTACACTTTATATAGAATTGAAATTACAACTGAAATGGATTCAATTCATTCTAACTAATTCAGTTATTTTGATTTCATGTGCCCAACTAACTAACTTTAACTACTTTTATCACTAACTAATAAATGGAATCTCTTTTTTATGTAACAGAAGCCTTCATAAGGTATGAATGCTTTAACTCTTGGGTCATTTCCCCATGAGGTCTATTCAAAGTtaatttctaaatcacccaactTCAAGGGTTTTTCTCTACAAATGGGTTTCCTTCTAATCTTGAAAATGATGATTAATTATGACGAATGTTGATTACTTAGTCTAATTAAGTGCatattgttgagtaattgatgttgATGATGTGAGATTTCGTGTGATCCATGTTCCTTCCCTAAtttccccaaatcttggatcttgcttatgaattgatttgaagtaatgagtgtattgattgttagacttgtgtTAACTATGTTATTTCATTCATGGACTGTCTACTTTCATGTATTTGTTGGATTGAATctatttcttgatgaattcatgggtataccctaaccctaactatgAGGAAGATTGATACTTGATTAGAGTTGTTGTAATTGGAAGTGTTATTACTTAATTTACTATTATTGGATAAATGTTGTGGAATTGAGGGTGAGATTTTGAACCATAGGTAAGACTTCTAAGATCATAATTactctattatgttgatgttggtcAATACTTGATGTTGTTTAGGGGTGTCTAATGGGCGGGTTTGGTTAAAATTGTgatattaaaatgggttgaatAAAAGTCGGGTTGGATCTTAACCCGTCCAAGTTTATTTTGGACTCAAATGGGTTGGACCTATATGGGATAAAAACGGGTTGAGTCTTGACTAACCTAATTTGACCCGATTAATCTTATGTTGTTGCGATAATTGATTTGTATATGCTCTTATTCGTGCATAAATGCTTTCAAAATTACTTAGCATGTCgttaaaaaaaaagtccatTTTGTGCATATCTTCAAATggtttattttcatatattcatacttaatacatgtgttttttactaacccatatttcttccatttctacaaatatgtaggttcgggccattgaagaATTTTCAAGGCCATTtgcaaggaagacttggatacttttcccaagttgttggtgaatcctcaagtccgaggatgatgccacttTTCTAGCCTTACTAGTATAGACTATGTCTAAGATACTtgttttttccttatattaAAAGCATTGTTGAAAGCCTAGATGAGGCATATTGTACTAGTGTAAGGGATATACTCAAATTTAATCTCTATTATATGGTATATGTGAGACAATAATAGACTATTTTGATGATATTGACTATGTTGCTaaacgagaagtctatgtaaactttatatatgataaatgagaagtctagGTATACTTCAAATGTAAAAGATCTAAATTTTACACATTTTCTCTACCTATGATATGccatgatgtatgctaagagaTAGTCTAACGACTCGTCGAGGACGAAGACGctagttacatctagggggtgctccccaatCATGACAGTGGGTTCCACAATGCCATTTTTACACATTTTTAAGCCTATCttcaattattgtgatttaggTATCAAATCGTCTGTATTGACATTGTGATCATTTATTTGATAGTGTGGAATTGATTGAAGGTAGTTCAGAAGGATAAAACTCTAGTTTAGATTATTTTGTAGTTCGCCCAGTCGACTTTGTGGTAGCTAGGTTCAAAATTATCGATCTTATATTGAACTTGTGTTGGCAAATTCATGTTGCTTAGATAGTTTTTGTCAGGGTTTCTAGCTTGTATCATGCTTAGTGGATAGAACACATGCCTTATCCTTCTTCTCAAGTAGTTTTTCTAGGAAATTGAGCATGTCTACCTCATTTGTGTTGTTTTATCATGCCTTATGGTATCCATATGTTTGGTTGTATTGTTGGTTATCGGTGACTTATTCTTGGCCTTAGCCTAGGCATATGCAAATGTTTGCCTTAGACTTGCCATTTGAAGTCGTTATGCCTTAAAAATACTCCAATATTGGTTTGGAATGCTTAGCCCCCTATACATTGATATAACTGACTTGGGTCTAATAGTATGAATCCTTATCTAGGATACAACTCAACTCTTGTAATTGTCCATCAATAACTTCCCATATGTTTTGGCGTTGGTGTTTCTTTTGCAATTTCGGTCCTTGTTGGTTATATTAGACGGGTCTTGGATTTTGAGTGTGAGTGGGTCCCTTGTGACTTTGAAGGTGGTTTCACTTTATGGTACATTCCAGCATGAAGAGGAGCATGTGATTTGGAGACATTCAGATTCTTTTAGTTGTTGTTTGAGACGCTGACACATCTCTATTAGTTGCAGTTCGAGTCCCTGGCATATCTCTCCTAGGATCGATTCGAGTCCTGACAAAGTGTCTTTATATAATGGGTTTTTCGAGGTGCCTTCGCCACGGTTCGAGTTCGGGGTCGTCCATTTCAATTATGGAATACATTAATCTTAGTTAGCAGTGTCTCTAGATTTTCTGTGTACTCATAGGGTTTTTGGGGTCCGTCTGGGTTATTTACTTTCAGATTGCGCACTAGTGTACCTTATAGGTCTATAAGGTCCGATTCAGTTTTATATAGTTGTTTTACTCTACTACTTCGTTCTTTCTAGATTTGTGAGCTCAATATTTAgtctttctgttatttcttCGTTCATATCTGACCTCTTGTCATTGTCTACttcctcacttttcatattgtATTTACTTTCAAAGCTCAGTCGGCCTATGATTCCTATTGGGTTCTTGTTATTTTGATTCTCATCCTACACTCGACCATTTTTTCTTTATGAAGATCCGAGCGCCAACCGACAACGGTAATTCGAGCCTTTGTGGAGATCTTAGGAGATTAAGGGCGATTTGATGGCGTCCTAGTTAGACTTATCTCTATCTGTATATAGTTTTGACTAGCGTTTTgtgttgggctattgcccatgttccagccaaaggcccatggcctaatcctactttgaaaaggattggaattattctccttaattggtttccaattctattaggaaaaggattggaatagtaatcctatttgtagttggttttggctttataaggaaaagcacaactctataaatagNgccagaaggaagtgaatcgagaggatccacctcggttgtcatggctgccgccgcccaagagaagagagggaacgatcggtgccctaaagagagaaaaaaacctagagaaaagaagatctaggatttctggctcttgataccatgaaggaatattgattgtattgaagtgttaacctaataagggaatacatgggagatatatataggagatataggaaggagtactaatcctaataggactaagattaaggagtactaatcctaataggactaggattagtacacagtaaatactaatattatttaatactatttatttaatactatctgttattagcAACCTATCCAACTGGTCGGATTTTTTCCCTTTCGTCCTTTTGAGTTTATGGAAAAACagaaaacataatattttcaaCAAGAAAAATTCATCCCTACCGTCTACCCTGGTGAATAATAAAATGACATAATACCGACATTATACTCATCAGGCGCAAGATCCTGAATCATCCGACCTCGTTAGAATTAGGTGGttccccccacccccaccccaggTAGGATCTTTCAAACTTAACACAGACGACTCCTTTTCAAAGTTTGTAATAAGGGCGGTACTTGGAGGAGTTATCAGGGATCACAATGGCAATTGGTAATGAGTGTTTACCGTAACATCACTACACAAAGATTCACTGAAATAAAAGCTCTTCTCGATGGTTTAAAATTAGTTGTTGATTGTTCTATAGTCCATATAGAAATTGAGCTAGACTCAATTGGGGCAATAGAAGCACTAGAAAGTTCTCAACCTATTtatatgacaaaaaataatcattcaAGGTTGCTTATGAATAGGTTGGGGAATCCACCAATGAGACATAGCTTCCGACAAGGGCAATATCTACTAAACTAGTTTTAAGGACCACTTGCAATAAGTTAGCAGGTTTTGGTAATCTAACAGTATTAGCCAACTATGGCAACAATGCAGAGGCAGAGATGCCTAAAAACCTGGTAACtctaaaagtatatttttagaatataatattCTATGACCAAACATAGACATATAAAAAACTATCAAAGCTTGTAAATTTGTAAGAACACTAGTATGGAGAAAgaacattttttaatatataataatac contains these protein-coding regions:
- the LOC107024768 gene encoding uncharacterized protein LOC107024768, which codes for MAKGTRSSDNSPTEMGELKEMMQNLAEKMGTLAGEVTNLKWLDQVVMELKEQFITNRESGRERTPVEGCPSTARHLDERIHHSEERSHRPRSPTSYNTHHSNFSRWSRMEFLRFTGEDLRSWLFKIEQYFSMENVAAEEKVTVAAMQLEGEAIQWHLSFMRYRQYLQPATWNEYVMAMVERFGNDFDDPMEEIKKVKQIGCVKEYQAVFERNLTRVNLSQENAISCFIGGLKHELNLAVKVTNPTTLAQVYRSARLQEAYIAAVRQPAQINSQLNSIRFTEQRNYNSKPILPTPGFGGSNGPRGMNRRTLSAEEMNEKRSKGLCYFCNEKYIPGHKCKTSKQLYLLEIDETGEFQESECLMEEHERQILEEESNTMELVQPAEHMEISMHALNGSLGYRTLKVTGYHSKKSLNILIDTGNSHNFIEPELVGQLGCEIRSTSPQLVAAANGNMRVDKMTTITWLLQGAEFTADFLLLPLGCCGVVLGVQWLLTLGDIKMNFRNLTMEFWYKGRKHLLREADNQKLTVGAGKLAKQSGNQSQLCMIQVMPMGSEEVKSHETDNVHDMKGDPNLLSSLSEFKKLFEEPACLPPSRGVFDHRIVLKAGTEPMNKRPYRYPSVKKDVIEGLVQQMLDQGIIQPSCSPFASPVVLVEERWVMETVC